One segment of Zhihengliuella halotolerans DNA contains the following:
- a CDS encoding AAA family ATPase, translating into MTMTNEQAGWFSETFAKLVANVGKSVLGKEDAVRLVLTAMLAEGHVLLEDAPGTGKTMLARSLAATVKGTNSRIQFTPDLLPSDVTGITIYDQKTQKFEFHRGPIFANLVLADEINRASPKTQSALLEVMEEGRVTVDGVTYPQQRPFMVIATQNPIEQAGTYRLPEAQLDRFLIKTSIGYPNRAATVELLSGATQKDRSAALKPVITTEAIADMADLASTTHVDDAVLNYVAQLCEGTREADETRLGVSVRGALAMVRAAKVWAASEGRNYVLPDDVKELAPFVWTHRLVLDPEAEFTGATSEQVISAVVRSVPAPTQRGTAAPAPQPEPAAVTTTGSHADERYASDRVGATADDAATVAKRRDAGSA; encoded by the coding sequence ATGACGATGACCAACGAGCAGGCCGGCTGGTTCTCCGAGACTTTCGCAAAGCTGGTGGCCAACGTCGGCAAGTCCGTGCTCGGCAAGGAGGACGCTGTCCGCCTCGTGCTGACCGCGATGCTCGCCGAGGGCCACGTCCTCCTCGAGGACGCCCCCGGCACGGGCAAGACGATGCTGGCCCGGTCGCTCGCGGCCACCGTTAAGGGCACCAACTCGCGCATCCAGTTCACCCCGGACCTGCTGCCCTCCGACGTCACGGGCATCACGATCTACGACCAGAAGACCCAGAAGTTCGAGTTCCACCGCGGACCGATCTTCGCGAACCTGGTCCTGGCCGACGAGATCAACCGCGCCTCTCCGAAGACCCAGTCGGCCCTGCTCGAGGTCATGGAAGAGGGGCGCGTGACGGTCGACGGCGTGACCTACCCCCAGCAGCGCCCGTTCATGGTCATCGCGACCCAGAACCCCATCGAGCAGGCCGGAACCTACCGCCTGCCCGAGGCGCAGCTGGACCGCTTCCTCATCAAGACGTCCATCGGCTACCCGAACCGGGCCGCCACGGTCGAGCTGCTCTCGGGTGCCACGCAGAAGGACCGCTCGGCCGCGCTCAAGCCCGTCATCACCACGGAGGCCATCGCCGACATGGCGGACCTGGCCTCGACGACGCACGTCGATGACGCCGTCCTGAACTACGTGGCGCAGCTCTGCGAGGGCACGCGCGAGGCCGACGAGACCCGGCTCGGCGTCTCCGTCCGCGGCGCGCTCGCGATGGTCCGCGCGGCCAAGGTGTGGGCCGCGTCGGAGGGTCGGAACTACGTCTTGCCCGACGACGTCAAGGAACTTGCACCGTTCGTCTGGACCCACCGCCTCGTCCTGGATCCGGAGGCCGAGTTCACCGGCGCGACGTCCGAGCAGGTCATCTCCGCCGTCGTGCGCTCGGTTCCGGCACCCACGCAGCGCGGCACCGCCGCACCCGCCCCGCAACCCGAGCCCGCGGCGGTCACCACGACCG
- a CDS encoding Ig-like domain-containing protein — protein MAKAPRAGWPTALKSTGFKATAVSAAAALAVTGAILYPGFETADVELNDGGVWVVNQAEGKIGHINYQSRVIDGGVVTPLSSYDLVQNAESVFVRNLEQASLTTIDPAMVQFAGDNNLPANSSFSFGTSVVAVTDDKHGTVQAAGVENLSDFSGDVAEPLVDSKGDVDAVVGVDDTVWTVDYDAGVLASFAFDDSGEVQPQDEIEIADLKQLAEPQLTAVGETGVVFDAASGDVFTSEGKRASVENPANARLQAPGPKNDGVAIALDNSLATVGLNGRDVNYEQLDTAGTPIEPVRVGSCTYAAWQTSGQYLRYCDDSGQNQNVLVPEMPEGAELVFRVNRDVVVLNDIASGQVWLTNEGMEIVSNWSDLEPPAGEGEAKEEETKEITDAIELPNRTEENQTPIAEDDTFSVRPGRTTMLPVLYNDVDPDGDLLTAEVEGSGPSIGDLQPVHNGTGFQVVVPEDASGAATFVYTASDGRGGSDSATVRLNVVGEDANEPPEQERVTVLRVQQGESVSQNLLTDWTDPEGDDLQLLGGTSEGDDVIRVRPDGSLTFQDDGKRVGQKEIAVQVSDGRESTKGRVLVEVLAESTIPPITATDHVVGHVGESITFEPLANDTDPSGEGLRLANVDDVSGLEMKTNTETGAVTVTGERAGTYYAKYVATNGPASAPGLVRIDINEPDDAEQRPIAVRDVALLPAGQDVLVDVLGNDTDPSGGVLVVTAAENDPEAPFSTSVERNTFVRITDVRGLTDPTTISYTVANGNGESTGEIRIVPIPAPPRMDPPQANPDSVVVREHDVATVKVLENDIHPNGGELTLLPELEETDDLGEGSLISVADDVVRFRAGDFGGKARQVSAVYKVAGPDGQETSATVTFNVKPAAGEADLESNTPPNPVPVEGRVFAGSSTNVQVPLEAIDPDGDSVSLVQFGSSPKYGTAKIRGASIDYTANRDASGTDEFTYVVEDRLGARSTATVKIGIAPLSEANNPPVAVNDLITVRPDRPVAVDVMANDTDPDGDPLALMRELGSEENETDAEVVDGRVVLMSPPDDGTTSVRYSITDGRGGTASATLTVKSDPEAKLLAPIARDDRVSLEEIIDVDEVTVDILRNDEDPDGSVSELEVHLPDDPDTASVNEDGMVVQIGSAPQVIAYTLTDPDGLTSTAFVHVPGTGEARPILRSDVQLEVTAGETLSIDLEEIVLVRDGRSPRLTTEDSVSSMPENDGALVKSATELTFKAGRSFSGSASVTFEVTDGSGPDDDRGLTSTLTVPINVLPSPGNDPDEEREGQGPEGDPEEDEEQSDPENFPPTLQANSISVGQGEGPAIMDLRMAANDRNDEDVPNLKFALGAVEVAGVEAAIVDGYNLRLVAPADTPKGTRGTVTVSVSDGVNPPVSAAMTVTVTGSTRELPVAVADNVPEAAQGQTEIVDALANDHNPYQGEGDLRLISARPLENTGTAEVRGNKVAITPRSDFVGTMRVEYVIGDVTEDPQRNVSGTITLNVKGAPAAPNLPRVESTGDRKAVLTWDPPANNGSAITHYTVTGGGHSQQCETTTCTITPLTNDQTYNFTVTASNAIGESPKSPESADARPDVEPEQPAAPTGKDGDQKATFNWTAPVSRGSAIQSYTLEISPAPANGVAQITGITGTSYTWEGLKNGTAYQVRVRAVNKAAKPSQWSTYSAAVTPAGVPFKPDAPTAVRKDSAVDGGVVDVSWRAPGANGAPLQTYTVRVFEGSSLVRTISDIPANRSNQTVTGLNTSKSYRFSVTARNRVGASDQSAQSAAVTPYGRPTTIGKVTAKATGANRMVELNFTAPGANGSPITGYQYSADGGAWKGFGGPGAVIDTGSNGDPHTWRVRAVNAAGPANPSAPSNSTSAYGPLRDNPQISASHGNDWIKFTWNTGAGTYNGRKVTQTVTIGGNQTPNDGAQTVNGLGYSTSRTIKIVATDTEGQRKTWSKTEKTNPKPQRKVSLSKGDLNNSYTGCNSRCYTFHVRIENFNPGTYRVDCYNQNGKFNGYPHTMTAGNDGRGFKNVQCVNQEGYAMPVYAIVDGTRSNDARW, from the coding sequence ATGGCGAAGGCCCCTCGAGCGGGATGGCCCACGGCCTTGAAGAGCACAGGCTTCAAGGCGACGGCCGTCTCAGCCGCCGCGGCGCTCGCCGTCACCGGTGCCATCCTCTACCCCGGCTTCGAAACGGCCGATGTGGAGCTCAACGACGGCGGCGTCTGGGTCGTGAACCAAGCCGAAGGCAAGATCGGCCACATCAACTACCAGTCGCGCGTGATCGACGGCGGCGTGGTCACCCCGCTGTCGAGCTACGACCTGGTCCAGAACGCCGAGAGCGTCTTCGTCCGCAACCTCGAGCAGGCCTCGCTCACGACGATCGACCCCGCCATGGTTCAGTTCGCCGGCGACAACAACCTCCCCGCGAACTCGTCCTTCTCCTTCGGCACCTCCGTCGTCGCGGTCACCGACGACAAACACGGCACCGTGCAGGCGGCCGGTGTCGAGAATCTCTCCGATTTCTCCGGCGACGTCGCCGAGCCACTTGTCGATTCCAAGGGTGACGTGGACGCCGTCGTCGGGGTCGACGACACGGTCTGGACCGTCGATTACGACGCCGGCGTGCTGGCGAGTTTCGCGTTCGACGATTCCGGCGAGGTACAACCTCAGGACGAGATCGAGATCGCAGATCTGAAGCAGCTGGCCGAGCCGCAGCTAACCGCGGTGGGGGAGACCGGAGTCGTCTTCGACGCCGCCTCCGGCGACGTGTTCACCTCGGAGGGCAAACGGGCCAGCGTCGAGAACCCGGCCAACGCCCGTCTCCAGGCGCCCGGGCCGAAGAACGACGGCGTCGCGATCGCCCTCGACAATTCGCTGGCCACCGTGGGTCTGAACGGGCGCGACGTCAACTACGAGCAGCTCGACACGGCCGGCACGCCCATCGAGCCTGTGCGAGTGGGCTCCTGCACCTATGCCGCCTGGCAGACGAGCGGCCAGTACCTGCGCTACTGCGACGACTCGGGGCAGAACCAGAACGTGCTGGTGCCCGAGATGCCCGAGGGGGCCGAACTGGTCTTCCGCGTCAACCGCGACGTGGTGGTCCTCAACGACATCGCCTCCGGCCAAGTGTGGCTGACGAACGAGGGCATGGAGATCGTGAGCAACTGGAGCGATCTGGAGCCGCCCGCGGGCGAGGGTGAGGCCAAGGAGGAGGAGACCAAGGAGATCACCGACGCGATCGAGCTGCCGAATCGCACCGAGGAGAACCAGACTCCCATCGCCGAGGACGACACGTTCAGCGTGCGGCCCGGCCGCACCACGATGCTGCCCGTGCTCTACAACGATGTGGACCCGGACGGCGACCTCCTCACGGCCGAGGTCGAGGGCTCCGGCCCGTCGATCGGCGACCTGCAGCCCGTGCACAACGGAACCGGCTTCCAGGTGGTCGTCCCCGAGGACGCCTCAGGAGCTGCGACCTTCGTCTATACGGCCTCCGACGGCCGCGGCGGATCCGATTCGGCAACCGTGCGTCTGAATGTCGTCGGCGAGGACGCGAACGAGCCTCCTGAGCAGGAGCGGGTCACCGTTCTGCGTGTTCAGCAGGGCGAATCGGTGAGCCAGAACCTGCTGACCGACTGGACGGATCCCGAGGGAGACGACCTGCAGCTGCTCGGCGGTACGAGCGAGGGCGACGATGTCATCCGCGTGCGTCCGGACGGATCGCTGACCTTCCAGGACGATGGCAAACGCGTCGGTCAGAAGGAGATCGCGGTCCAGGTCTCCGACGGCCGCGAGAGCACCAAGGGTCGCGTCCTCGTCGAGGTGCTCGCCGAGTCGACCATCCCGCCCATCACCGCGACCGACCACGTCGTCGGGCACGTCGGCGAGTCGATCACCTTCGAGCCACTGGCCAACGACACCGACCCCTCCGGGGAAGGGCTGCGTCTCGCCAACGTCGACGACGTCTCAGGCCTCGAAATGAAGACGAATACGGAGACCGGAGCCGTGACCGTCACGGGTGAGCGTGCGGGCACCTACTACGCCAAGTACGTCGCGACGAACGGTCCCGCCAGCGCGCCGGGTCTCGTGCGCATCGATATCAACGAGCCCGACGACGCGGAACAGCGGCCCATCGCCGTGCGCGATGTCGCGCTGCTCCCGGCCGGCCAGGACGTCCTCGTCGACGTGCTCGGCAACGACACGGACCCGTCGGGCGGCGTGCTCGTCGTGACCGCCGCCGAGAACGATCCCGAGGCACCGTTCTCCACGAGCGTGGAGCGGAACACCTTTGTGCGCATCACGGACGTGCGCGGACTGACAGACCCGACCACGATCAGCTACACGGTGGCGAACGGCAACGGGGAGTCGACCGGCGAGATCCGCATCGTCCCGATCCCGGCCCCGCCGCGCATGGATCCGCCCCAGGCCAACCCGGATTCCGTCGTCGTGCGCGAACACGACGTGGCGACCGTCAAGGTCCTCGAGAACGACATCCACCCCAACGGCGGCGAGCTCACGCTGCTGCCCGAGCTCGAGGAGACCGACGACCTCGGCGAGGGCTCGCTGATCTCGGTCGCCGACGACGTCGTCCGATTCCGCGCCGGCGACTTTGGCGGCAAGGCGCGCCAGGTGTCGGCGGTCTACAAGGTGGCCGGACCGGACGGCCAGGAGACGAGCGCGACGGTGACGTTCAACGTCAAGCCCGCCGCAGGCGAGGCCGACCTGGAGAGCAACACGCCGCCGAACCCCGTGCCTGTCGAGGGGCGCGTCTTCGCCGGCAGCAGCACCAACGTGCAGGTGCCCTTGGAGGCCATCGACCCGGACGGCGACTCGGTCTCGCTCGTCCAGTTCGGCTCGTCGCCGAAGTACGGAACGGCCAAGATCCGCGGCGCGTCTATCGACTACACGGCCAACAGGGACGCGAGCGGGACGGACGAGTTCACCTACGTCGTCGAGGACCGCCTCGGCGCCCGGTCGACGGCCACGGTCAAGATCGGCATCGCGCCGTTGTCCGAGGCCAACAACCCGCCAGTGGCGGTCAACGACTTAATCACCGTGCGTCCGGACCGGCCGGTAGCAGTGGACGTGATGGCCAACGACACCGACCCGGACGGGGACCCCCTGGCACTGATGCGCGAGCTGGGGTCGGAGGAGAACGAGACCGATGCCGAGGTCGTCGACGGCCGCGTCGTGCTGATGTCGCCGCCCGACGACGGGACGACGTCGGTCCGCTACTCCATCACTGACGGGCGCGGCGGCACGGCCTCCGCAACCCTGACCGTGAAGTCGGACCCCGAGGCCAAACTGCTGGCGCCGATCGCCCGCGACGACAGGGTCTCGCTCGAGGAGATCATCGACGTCGACGAAGTCACGGTCGACATCCTCCGCAACGACGAAGACCCGGACGGGAGCGTGTCCGAGCTCGAGGTGCACCTTCCGGACGACCCGGACACGGCATCCGTGAACGAAGACGGCATGGTCGTCCAGATCGGGAGCGCCCCGCAGGTCATCGCCTACACGCTGACCGATCCGGATGGACTGACGTCGACCGCGTTCGTGCACGTCCCGGGCACGGGAGAGGCCCGGCCGATCCTGCGCAGCGACGTCCAGCTCGAGGTCACGGCAGGGGAGACGCTGTCGATCGATCTCGAAGAGATCGTCCTCGTGCGCGACGGCCGCAGCCCGCGGTTGACGACGGAAGACAGCGTGAGCTCGATGCCGGAGAACGACGGGGCGCTCGTGAAATCCGCTACCGAGCTCACCTTCAAAGCCGGCCGTTCCTTCTCAGGCTCTGCGTCGGTGACGTTCGAGGTAACGGACGGTTCGGGCCCTGACGACGATCGTGGCCTCACCTCCACGCTGACGGTCCCGATCAACGTCCTGCCGAGCCCGGGCAACGATCCGGACGAGGAGCGGGAAGGCCAGGGGCCGGAGGGCGACCCCGAGGAAGACGAAGAGCAGTCGGATCCGGAGAACTTCCCGCCGACGCTCCAGGCAAACTCGATCTCCGTCGGGCAGGGCGAGGGGCCGGCCATCATGGACCTCCGGATGGCTGCCAACGACCGGAACGACGAGGACGTGCCGAACCTCAAGTTCGCCCTCGGCGCGGTCGAGGTGGCGGGCGTCGAAGCCGCCATCGTCGATGGGTACAACCTGCGCCTCGTCGCCCCCGCCGACACGCCGAAGGGCACTCGCGGCACAGTGACGGTTTCCGTCAGCGACGGCGTGAACCCGCCGGTTTCGGCCGCCATGACGGTCACGGTGACGGGTTCGACGCGCGAACTGCCGGTCGCTGTCGCCGACAACGTGCCGGAGGCGGCGCAGGGCCAGACGGAGATCGTCGACGCGCTCGCGAACGACCACAACCCGTACCAGGGTGAGGGCGACCTGCGGCTGATCAGCGCCCGCCCCCTCGAGAACACCGGCACCGCCGAGGTGCGCGGCAACAAGGTGGCGATCACGCCGAGGAGCGACTTCGTCGGCACCATGCGCGTCGAATACGTGATCGGGGACGTGACGGAGGACCCGCAGCGCAACGTCTCCGGCACGATCACCTTGAACGTCAAGGGCGCGCCGGCGGCGCCGAACCTGCCGCGCGTCGAGTCCACGGGGGATCGCAAGGCGGTCCTGACCTGGGACCCGCCCGCGAATAACGGGTCCGCCATCACGCACTACACGGTCACCGGCGGCGGGCACAGCCAGCAGTGCGAGACGACGACGTGCACCATCACGCCGTTGACCAACGATCAGACCTACAACTTCACGGTCACCGCCTCGAACGCCATCGGCGAATCGCCGAAATCGCCGGAATCTGCGGATGCGCGCCCCGACGTCGAACCAGAGCAGCCGGCGGCGCCCACGGGCAAAGACGGCGATCAGAAGGCGACGTTCAACTGGACCGCTCCCGTGAGCCGAGGCTCGGCGATCCAGAGCTACACGCTCGAGATCTCCCCCGCCCCGGCGAACGGTGTCGCCCAGATCACGGGCATCACGGGCACCTCCTACACGTGGGAGGGGCTCAAGAACGGGACGGCCTATCAGGTTCGGGTGCGCGCCGTGAACAAGGCGGCCAAGCCGTCGCAGTGGAGCACCTACTCGGCCGCGGTCACGCCGGCCGGCGTCCCGTTCAAGCCCGATGCGCCGACGGCGGTCCGCAAGGATTCAGCGGTCGACGGCGGCGTCGTCGACGTGTCCTGGCGGGCGCCCGGCGCCAACGGTGCTCCCCTCCAGACGTACACCGTGCGCGTGTTCGAGGGCAGTTCGCTGGTCAGGACGATCAGCGACATCCCCGCCAACCGTTCGAACCAGACGGTCACGGGGCTGAACACCAGCAAGTCCTACCGGTTCAGCGTCACCGCCCGCAACCGGGTCGGTGCTTCTGATCAGAGCGCGCAATCGGCCGCGGTCACCCCCTACGGCCGGCCCACGACGATCGGCAAGGTCACCGCGAAGGCGACCGGGGCCAACCGGATGGTCGAGCTCAACTTCACGGCGCCGGGCGCTAACGGGTCTCCGATCACCGGCTACCAGTACTCGGCCGACGGCGGCGCTTGGAAGGGCTTCGGCGGGCCGGGCGCGGTCATCGACACCGGGTCCAACGGCGACCCGCACACGTGGCGGGTTCGCGCCGTGAACGCGGCGGGACCGGCGAATCCGAGCGCCCCGAGCAACAGCACGAGCGCTTACGGGCCGCTGCGGGACAACCCGCAGATCTCGGCTTCCCACGGCAACGACTGGATCAAGTTCACGTGGAACACCGGCGCCGGCACCTACAACGGTCGCAAGGTCACCCAGACGGTCACGATCGGCGGCAACCAGACCCCGAACGACGGCGCCCAGACCGTGAACGGCCTCGGGTACTCCACCTCGCGCACCATCAAGATCGTTGCGACGGATACCGAGGGGCAGAGGAAAACGTGGTCCAAGACGGAGAAGACCAATCCCAAGCCGCAGCGCAAGGTTTCGCTCTCCAAGGGAGACCTGAACAATTCCTACACCGGCTGCAATTCGCGGTGCTACACGTTCCACGTGCGGATCGAGAACTTCAATCCGGGCACGTACCGGGTCGACTGCTACAACCAGAACGGGAAGTTCAACGGCTACCCGCACACCATGACCGCCGGGAACGACGGCCGTGGGTTCAAGAACGTCCAGTGCGTGAACCAGGAAGGCTACGCGATGCCCGTGTACGCCATCGTGGACGGCACCAGATCCAACGACGCGCGCTGGTGA
- a CDS encoding adenylate/guanylate cyclase domain-containing protein yields MSENREHDEARGHPRTPEPAMAATPVEPESPREGAESEPATRELPAIDVELKFPDHSRYAAGTAPDFDDSYKIADVPFSAHDLPTDPGPITRALPLVEAIKRQQVKASTKNLESRLIGGERTMKRRDVAAQAGISLHSARKLWRALGFPNHGDEDVAFTQKDLDALLTIIDNVRSERLTEEAAISVTRSIGQMTDRMVVWQIEALVEDMIQNQGMSDPEARRTMVELLPDLIAPLEELLVYSWRRNLNAAVHRLGARSQAGAVSTGDDDDAPLPLARAVGFADLVSYTSLSRRMNERTLAQLVQRFENKSAEIISVGGGRLVKTIGDEVLFIAETPQAGAQIALTLAQELNADDALPEARVSVVWGRVLSRLGDIYGPTVNLAARLTSLAEPGQILTDALTAATLKGDVRFILSELESTPVRGFGDITPFDLAHGEGGSLIID; encoded by the coding sequence ATGTCTGAGAACCGCGAACACGACGAGGCTCGCGGGCACCCTCGGACGCCGGAACCGGCCATGGCCGCGACCCCTGTCGAGCCGGAGTCCCCGCGCGAGGGTGCCGAGTCCGAGCCAGCGACGCGTGAGCTGCCCGCGATCGACGTCGAGCTCAAGTTCCCCGACCACTCCCGGTACGCGGCCGGTACCGCCCCGGACTTCGATGACTCCTACAAGATCGCAGACGTCCCGTTCTCCGCCCACGACCTGCCGACGGATCCGGGGCCCATCACGCGCGCCCTTCCGCTCGTGGAGGCCATCAAGCGCCAGCAGGTCAAGGCGTCCACGAAGAACCTCGAGTCCCGCCTCATCGGCGGCGAGCGCACCATGAAGCGCCGCGATGTGGCCGCCCAGGCCGGCATCTCCCTGCACAGCGCCCGGAAACTCTGGCGTGCGCTCGGCTTCCCCAACCACGGGGACGAGGACGTTGCGTTCACGCAGAAGGACCTGGACGCACTGCTGACGATCATCGACAACGTCCGCTCCGAGCGCCTCACCGAGGAGGCCGCCATCTCCGTGACGAGGTCCATCGGGCAGATGACCGATCGCATGGTCGTCTGGCAGATCGAGGCGCTCGTCGAGGACATGATCCAGAATCAGGGGATGAGCGACCCCGAGGCCCGTCGCACCATGGTCGAGCTGCTGCCTGACCTCATCGCACCGCTTGAGGAACTGCTCGTCTACTCCTGGCGGCGGAACCTCAACGCGGCCGTCCACCGGCTCGGCGCGCGCTCACAGGCCGGCGCCGTCTCCACCGGGGACGACGACGACGCTCCACTGCCGCTCGCCCGCGCGGTCGGGTTCGCCGACCTCGTCTCCTACACTTCGCTCTCGCGCCGCATGAACGAGCGCACGCTGGCCCAGCTCGTCCAGCGCTTCGAGAACAAGTCTGCGGAGATCATCTCCGTCGGCGGCGGTCGCCTGGTCAAGACCATCGGCGACGAGGTCCTGTTCATCGCCGAGACGCCGCAGGCCGGAGCCCAGATCGCTCTGACGCTCGCCCAGGAACTCAACGCCGACGACGCACTGCCCGAGGCCCGCGTGTCCGTCGTGTGGGGGCGCGTTCTCTCTCGCCTCGGGGACATCTACGGCCCGACGGTTAATCTGGCCGCACGGCTGACCTCCCTGGCCGAACCGGGGCAGATCCTCACTGACGCGCTGACAGCGGCGACGCTCAAGGGCGATGTCCGCTTCATCCTCTCCGAGCTTGAGAGCACTCCGGTGCGCGGATTCGGGGACATCACCCCGTTCGATCTCGCCCATGGCGAGGGCGGGTCCCTCATCATCGACTGA
- a CDS encoding PH domain-containing protein, giving the protein MRIKLGEAERVIVKTRQHRRVLTRPACLLLLLVAATGFGAGWLGRDGLPEWLEDILPIVYPSLLGLCALLILVWSVVPYARWARTWYYLTNRRVLIRTGVGARSLRELPLVLIRELIVRQTMMQRSVGAGHLVMITADGETILENAPGVHKLRELVLDAIEELPRSVMFDGVELETEQQMDWAAPEGRTPDGKPHV; this is encoded by the coding sequence GTGCGAATCAAGCTCGGCGAAGCGGAGCGGGTCATTGTCAAGACCCGCCAGCACCGCCGCGTCCTCACGCGGCCCGCGTGTCTGCTCCTCCTCCTCGTGGCGGCCACCGGGTTCGGGGCCGGTTGGCTGGGTCGGGACGGCCTGCCCGAGTGGCTCGAGGACATCTTGCCGATCGTCTATCCGTCCCTGCTCGGCCTCTGCGCCCTGCTGATCCTCGTCTGGAGCGTGGTTCCCTACGCCCGGTGGGCGCGCACGTGGTACTACCTCACCAACCGGCGCGTCCTCATCCGCACCGGCGTCGGCGCCCGCTCGCTGCGGGAACTTCCGCTCGTGCTGATTCGTGAACTCATCGTCAGACAGACCATGATGCAGCGCTCCGTGGGGGCGGGGCATCTGGTGATGATCACGGCCGACGGAGAGACGATCCTGGAAAACGCGCCCGGAGTTCACAAGTTGCGTGAGCTCGTCCTCGACGCAATCGAGGAGCTGCCTCGAAGCGTCATGTTCGATGGTGTAGAACTAGAGACTGAACAACAGATGGATTGGGCGGCGCCGGAAGGCCGGACGCCGGATGGGAAGCCGCATGTCTGA
- a CDS encoding biotin--[acetyl-CoA-carboxylase] ligase: MSTPQQTPPGPARPPLEAGRLDALRSPAGPYAAITVVEETGSTNADLAVVANASADLTVLATSHQSAGKGRLGRGWTAPPRSSLAVSILFKPDRLPAEAYGWLSMLCARALVEALEARGVRAAVKWPNDVLVAPRDRDDGRWRKVAGILAQLVPAAAGRVPAVIVGTGINIDLTNEELPVPTATSLAHSGYDVGGTDILTGYLERVAARYGRLVAGGGDARALGELRGLVAESMATLGAVVRAELPDGRTLEGTATALEADGGLTLTGAGGEGHTVHAADVVHLRRADGGYA; the protein is encoded by the coding sequence ATGAGCACGCCACAGCAGACGCCACCCGGCCCGGCCCGCCCGCCGTTGGAGGCCGGGCGGCTCGACGCCCTGCGATCCCCGGCCGGCCCTTATGCGGCGATCACGGTCGTCGAGGAGACCGGGTCCACGAACGCCGATCTCGCGGTGGTGGCGAACGCCTCCGCCGACCTGACGGTCCTGGCCACCAGCCATCAGAGTGCCGGAAAGGGGCGCCTCGGTCGCGGGTGGACGGCCCCGCCGCGCAGTTCGCTGGCGGTCTCCATTCTCTTCAAGCCGGACCGTCTCCCGGCCGAAGCCTACGGCTGGCTGTCGATGCTGTGCGCGCGGGCCCTGGTCGAGGCGCTGGAGGCCCGGGGCGTGCGCGCCGCCGTGAAGTGGCCCAACGACGTTCTCGTCGCCCCGCGCGATCGCGACGACGGCCGCTGGCGGAAGGTCGCCGGCATTCTGGCGCAGCTCGTACCCGCCGCCGCCGGCCGCGTACCGGCCGTCATCGTCGGGACCGGCATCAACATCGATCTCACGAACGAGGAGCTGCCGGTGCCCACCGCGACAAGCCTCGCGCACTCCGGGTACGACGTTGGCGGCACTGACATCCTCACTGGTTACCTCGAGCGTGTGGCGGCACGGTACGGCCGCCTCGTCGCCGGCGGCGGCGACGCCCGCGCGCTCGGCGAGCTGCGCGGACTGGTTGCGGAGTCCATGGCGACCCTCGGCGCCGTCGTGCGGGCCGAACTGCCGGACGGGCGCACGCTCGAGGGCACTGCCACGGCGCTCGAGGCCGACGGCGGCCTCACGCTGACCGGTGCCGGCGGCGAGGGGCACACGGTCCACGCGGCCGACGTCGTGCACCTGCGCAGGGCCGACGGCGGCTACGCCTGA
- a CDS encoding SDR family oxidoreductase — translation MTQNTPQNLAGRTLLMSGGSRGIGLAIALAAARRGANVALLAKTSEPHPKLDGTVHTAAAEVDAAGGRGLAVVGDVRNDDDVARAVEATVAAFGGIDIVVNNASAIDLSKTDAVDMKRFDLMQDINVRGTFLLSKLALPHLRESAAAGRNPHILTLSPPIASGPGGTLEPAWAGEHLAYTMAKYGMSMTTLGLAEELRGDGVGVNSLWPATLIDTAAIRALPGGEQMVQSARTPEIVADAAVEVLSRPGRECTGNFFTDEAVLAEAGVEDLSGYSAGTGRLIPDIFL, via the coding sequence ATGACGCAGAACACCCCGCAGAATCTCGCCGGCCGAACCCTGCTGATGAGCGGTGGCAGCCGCGGCATCGGCCTCGCCATCGCGCTCGCCGCAGCTCGCCGCGGCGCCAACGTCGCCCTGCTCGCAAAGACGTCGGAGCCGCACCCGAAGCTCGACGGCACCGTCCACACGGCCGCCGCCGAGGTGGACGCCGCCGGCGGCCGCGGGCTCGCCGTCGTCGGGGACGTGCGCAACGACGACGACGTCGCCCGCGCCGTGGAGGCGACCGTCGCGGCATTCGGCGGCATCGACATCGTCGTCAACAACGCGTCCGCGATCGACCTGTCGAAGACCGACGCGGTCGACATGAAGCGCTTTGACCTCATGCAGGACATCAACGTCCGCGGTACGTTCCTGCTCTCCAAACTCGCGCTGCCGCACCTGCGCGAGTCCGCGGCCGCGGGGCGCAACCCGCACATCCTCACCCTCTCACCGCCCATCGCGAGCGGTCCCGGGGGCACGCTCGAGCCGGCTTGGGCCGGGGAACACCTGGCCTACACCATGGCCAAGTACGGCATGAGCATGACGACCCTCGGGCTCGCGGAGGAACTGCGCGGCGACGGCGTGGGTGTGAACTCGCTCTGGCCGGCGACACTGATCGACACGGCCGCCATCCGGGCGCTGCCCGGCGGCGAGCAGATGGTCCAGTCCGCGCGCACCCCCGAGATCGTGGCCGACGCCGCGGTCGAGGTGCTCTCCCGCCCGGGGCGCGAATGCACCGGGAACTTCTTCACCGACGAGGCCGTCCTGGCCGAGGCCGGCGTCGAGGACCTCAGCGGGTACAGCGCCGGCACGGGCCGCCTGATTCCGGACATCTTCCTCTAG